A region of Bombus huntii isolate Logan2020A chromosome 15, iyBomHunt1.1, whole genome shotgun sequence DNA encodes the following proteins:
- the LOC126873756 gene encoding LOW QUALITY PROTEIN: uncharacterized protein LOC126873756 (The sequence of the model RefSeq protein was modified relative to this genomic sequence to represent the inferred CDS: deleted 2 bases in 2 codons) produces MLQRHRLLGDKILFRILKNKSPLVNNICEKLNNNVKNIVLLSEDELCELWLHIKTVLLEAQKLCKQTSKNKDKHVKEFNLMIKLIRTITIMALETIVQRKFIPNVLLQNIILLHSAVLPNIKNEQAKNEISNLLERWWILDMTWKEKVIRNVLKYLIQNSKTSLQHVKRLYEIRSSITLLKCTEDVQELLKLVREKTVMSLEEGRMLILYLFTLGEQYILGVHNNVRVVLQDIEYSYIPAYADLYATAWLNGTEKFKKFIVENCLQSIIFYCFRTYRDDTGRGKLGKNLLSFVAAMHDSKHQAAKLMIHNECKPLLWQYLKAHGSFIICNAVEILFITSSVQYTCTPRDRNKIYIQKYYETITDLLKDSDSEVCNVTIKGLFKMLEKYWNHVPNNIILSWLNILLQHTKKASNSEIRANIFTGLKKILVKERSYMILKDFLPNFANSIYDEDQMVLEALIKLLYHAQNQLGIPFWNIVPLTYVLDRLETTQDEFVLQELVKLMWLRISLNGTHHDKIKDELAYIGTSNINAVRRFCLHSKSVISLSTSTKLIETLLSVIREEMECLPVAKILNKNYNKKVKFNKKKNSFENDSSNSWNDDFDNYRAINIYIDIIAMLLIANIEHSDEGILYKKEINILQLIAHALPELFKNFRETPINESIIFLFSLIPPKFFLNKIGILEMLIQQLCDPNTPDESLLSIVYLLMKWNKGDTILFALTNLFTQSLNTNARHNQNTAHDFQINEKGLELSLRILKHLLHVEYQSVLMNKYHKDILKFWESLHRLRSFIEREMNNECNIKSLVSKDIIINFFKEYISMIAILHKKDVFDTSEHFSEILLWVRRTIVTHISHIDVNIIENHYTCKNIIKSTFDMSNLLLKECNTTPKLCCDIVLLYCSCLSSPNGIIFLNDAFDAIMMLLDFSKMAYDEQEPNLLNIVVPNFVCIVMVTLTKCSKDILLKYTNDRKILHKLTQKYFSVIKNTFDNESSYLSYITIMFNAAISSISMEITRLLQRSHIIDENIISTPFPYLAKEILKIILNTKRYQKLSIQVLTKTITSCAKIDMLSSLIVIYKMLKSNNKKVINLLKNVTLASKVHYQNQSCDTLFDRTNTIKERPFWKVLFTPLDNQLGFLVTQFTLWIPINCLTEGYKSKKKRERRWKTASYRPFPGPLLIATPPKLRLRVTICATVGSWNFAWK; encoded by the exons atgttgcaACGACATCGATTATTAGGGGATAAAATACTTTTTcgaatattgaaaaataagagCCCCCTCGTTAACAACATATGCGAAAAACtg aataacAATGTGAAAAACATTGTATTATTATCAGAAGATGAACTTTGTGAACTATGGCTACATATAAAAACTGTATTATTAGAAGCACAAAAATTATGTAAACAAACATCAAAGAATAAAGACAAACATGTGAAA GAGTTTAATCTTATGATTAAATTAATACGTACAATAACTATCATGGCTCTTGAAACAATTGTACAACGAAAGTTTATACCCAATGTTCTATTACAAAACATAATATTACTACATTCTGCTGTGCTaccaaatataaaaaatgaacag gctaaaaatgaaatatcaaatttgCTGGAAAGGTGGTGGATATTAGACATGACATGGAAAGAGAAAGTGATAAGAAATGTATTGAAATACCTCATCCAAAATAGCAAAACTTCATTG caACATGTAAAACGTTTATATGAGATAAGGTCTAGTATCACATTACTGAAATGCACTGAAGATGTGCAAGAACTACTTAAACTTGTTCGAGAAAAAACTGTGATGTCCCTTGAAGAAGGTCGAATgttgatattatatttatttacgcTTGGGGAGCAATATATATTG GGAGTTCATAATAATGTAAGAGTAGTATTACAAGATATTGAATACAGTTATATTCCTGCATATGCAGATCTATATGCAACAGCATGGTTAAATGGAActgaaaaatttaagaaatttattgttgaaaattgtttacaaagtattattttttattgtttccgAACATATAGAGATGATACAGGAAGGGGAAAGCTTGGTAAAAATCTGCTTTCATTTGTTGCTGCTATGCATGATAGCAAGCATCAAGCAGCAAAATTAATGATTCACAATGAATGTAAACCTTTACTTTGGCAATATTTAAAG GCACATGGGTCTTTCATCATATGCAATGCTGTAGAGATTCTCTTCATAACAAGTTCTGTTCAATATACATGTACTCCAAGAGACAGAAATAAAATctatattcaaaaatattatgaaacaATAACAGATCTCTTAAAAGATTCAGATTCTGAAGTGTGCAATGTTACTATAAAA GGTCTGTTTaaaatgttagaaaaatattgGAATCATGTCCCAAACAATATTATTCTGAGTTGGTTAAATATACTACTACAACATACAAAAAAAGCCAGTAATTCCGAAATAAGGGCAAACATTTTTACtggtttaaaaaaaatattagttAAAGAACGATCTTATATGATACTTAAAGATTTTCTACCAAATTTCGCAAACAGTATTTATGACGAAGATCAAATGGTATTAGAAGCGTTAATTAAACTTCTTTACCATGCACAAAACCAACTTGGAATACCATTCTGGAATATAGTACCCTTGACCTATGTTCTCGATCGCTTAGAG acTACTCAAGATGAATTTGTCTTGCAAGAATTAGTAAAACTTATGTGGTTACGTATATCGTTGAATGGTACACATCACGATAAAATAAAGGATGAATTAGCATACATAGGAACAAGCAATATAAATGCCGTTAGAAGATTTTGTTTGCATTCTAAATCTGTTATAAGTTTGAGTACATCCACGAAGCTTATTGAAACTTTGTTATCTGTGATAAGAGAAGAAATGGAATGTTTACCTGtagcaaaaatattaaacaaaaattataataaaaaagttaaatttaacaagaagaagaatagCTTCGAAAAtg ATTCTTCAAATAGTTGGAATGATGACTTTGATAACTATAGagctataaatatatatatcgatattattgctATGTTATTAATAGCAAATATTGAACATAGTGACGAaggaatattgtataaaaaagaaattaatattttacaactAATTGCACATGCATTACCAGAGCTTTTCAAGAATTTCAGA GAAACACCAATAAACGAgtcaataatatttttattttctttaataccTCCGAAATtttttttgaataaaattggTATTCTGGAAATGTTGATACAACAACTGTGTGATCCCAATACTCCTGATGAAAGTCTCCTTTCAATTGTGTATCTTCTCATGAAATGGAATAAGGGAGATACAATTTTATTCGCATTAACGAATCTTTTTACACAATCTTTAAATACAAATGCAAGACATAATCAG AATACTGCACATGATTTCCAAATTAATGAGAAGGGTCTAGAATTAAGTTTACGAATTCTAAAACATTTACTGCATGTTGAATATCAGTCAGttttaatgaataaatatcATAAGGACATACTTAAATTTTGGGAAAGTTTACATAGACTAAGAAGTTTTatagaaagagaaatgaaTAATGAGTGCAATATAAAAAGTCTTGTATCcaaagatataattataaatttttttaaagaatatatatCAATGATTGCAATATTACATAAAAAGGATGTATTTGATACATCAGAACATTTTTCAGAGATTTTATTATGGGTCAGGAG GACAATAGTGACACACATATCGCACATTGATGTAAACATTATAGAAAATCATTATacttgtaaaaatataataaaaagtactTTTGATATGTCAAATTTACTACTGAAAGAGTGCAATACTACTCCGAAACTATGTTGTGATATTGTACTTTTATATTGCAGTTGTTTATCATCACCAAAtggtataatttttttaaatgatgCATTTGATGCAATAATGATGTTATTAGATTTTAGTAAAATGGCTTATGACGAACAAGAaccaaatttattaaacattgTTGTACcaaattttgtatgtattgTAATGGTTACTTTAACTAAATGTAGCAAAGATATATTACTTAAATATACAAAC GACAGAAAAATACTGCATAAATTAacgcaaaaatatttttccgttattaaaaatacttttgaCAATGAGAGTTCTTATCTTTCATATATAACTATTATGTTTAATGCTGCAATCAGTAGTATAAGTATGGAAATTACACGTTTACTACAACGCTCACATATAAtagatgaaaatattataagcACACCGTTTCCTTATCTagcaaaagaaatattaaaaattattttaaatacaaaaagatATCAAAAACTGAGTATACAAGTATTAACAAAGACAATAACAAGTTGTGCAAAA ATTGACATGTTATCTTCTCTGATAGTAATATACAAAATGcttaaatcaaataataaaaaagttattaatttacttaAAAACGTGACATTAGCATCCAAAGTACACTACCAAAATCAATCTTGTGATACTCTCTTTGATag